ACCATCAACCTGAATGATAAGGGCGAGGTAGAGATTACCAAGCTGGATAAAAAGGTTCTGTATAATGAAACGGTAGATAAATACACCTCGGCCATGGTGTTCTCATTCCCTAACGTAAAGCCAGGTTCGGTAATTGAATACAAATACACGCTTAACCGTCATAGCATGTCATCTATCCCCGCCTGGTATTTTCAAAGTACGTTGCCGGTACGCTACAGCGAGCTGCGCACGTCAATCCCTGAGTATTTTTATTTCAGGCCACAACTTCGGATGCGCGATGCTTTTGCTGTGAATGAAAACTCTGCCGAAACCAAGTCACTGGGTTCCGGCTCAAACCCACTCACCTTTAACTGCTCTGTAGACACCCGCGTAGCAGTTAATGTGCGCTCTATGCCTACTGAGCCATATATGCGCTCGTTAACAGACAATCTGGAGAGAATCAGCTTTCAGTTTGTTTCGTTTAAACCACCGGTGGGTTTTGTTGAAACCTTTTCTGATACCTGGGATAAAGTTGGTACAGGCCTGACTGATGATGAAGACTTTGGCGCACAGTTAAAACGCAAACTGGCAGGCGAAGAAGCAATTATAGCCAAGGCGAAAGGGATGCATACCGACCAGGAAAAAATTAGCTACCTGTTTAATGAGGTGAAAAACGGCATGAAATGGGACGGCTATGACCGTTGGTACACCAACGATGGTACGGTTAAAGCCTGGGACAGAAAATCAGGTAACTCTACAGAGATTAATCTGATCCTGTATCACCTGCTCAAACAATCGGGGGTAAAGGCCTATCCAATGGTGGTAAGCACGCGGTCTCACGGGGCAGTTAATCCGGCGTTTACCGATATCAATCAGTTTAACCGCGGTGTGGTTTATATACCAGTAGATAGCCTGCACAGATATGTGCTAGATGCGACCAGCAAGTATAACAGTTACTGCGAGGTGCCCGATAACCTGTTGGGGTCTGAAGGTTTTTATATAGATAAGGAAAGCAAAACCTCTGACCTGGTATTTTTAAACCAGGTTAACCCGGTTTTGCAGCTGGTTAATGTTCAGGCTGATATTAAAGCTGATGGCAGCATGGCCGGAATGGCAATGATTAAAAGCTACAGCTATAATCGCCTGAGCGGTATTGAACGCTATAAGACCGATGGCGAACAGAAGTTTATAGACTATTTGCGTAATAATGATAATACGTTAAAAATAGCCTCCTTAAAATTGGAGAACATGGAAACAGATACGTTGCCATTGGTTCAAAATATCGACTTTAAAAAGGAGCTTACCGGCTCTGACGGTAACTACATCTACTTTGTACCAAGCGTGTTTGTTCCATTACGCAATAACCCGTTTGTAAACGAAGAGCGTTGGTCTGACATTGATTTTGGTTACCGCAATAATTTTAGCCTGACCGGTGTTTACAACCTACCGGCGGGCTATAAGTCAGAAACGTTGCCACAATCAGTTTCCCTTGAAATGCCCGATCATAGCATTAGTTTCCGCCGTATTGTTGGCGAGCAGAATAACAGCATATTCGTGCGCTATGTTATCGACCTGAAAAATACGGTATATTTTAAGGAGGATTATGCCGGTATCCATGAGTTCTACAAAAAAATGGGAGAGCTGATTAACGAACCCATTGCCCTTAAAAAAGCTGCAGAATAATGATAGGAAGGTTAATAAAAGGCTTTGCTTTTGCGGGTGTACTGGCATTGCCTTACCTGGCTATTGCTCAGGACAAAAATTTGCCTAAAGAGTATTATCAGGCAGCGGCCATTCCTGATTCATTGAAAAAGGATGCGCATGTGGTTACCCGTTATTCATACCAGGAAATAGTAATCAAGGCACCCGGACGCGAGGTGATAAAAACGCATGATATAACTACCATTCTGGATGAGAAAGGCGATAAAGCCGCGCAGATGATTTTGCCTTACAATAAAAAATTTGGCACGATAGACGATGTAGAAATGCGCGTTTATAATGCAAACGGTCAGCTGATCAAAAAGTATAAAAAAAGCGATATGTATGATCACTCTGCCGTTGGCGGAGAAACAGTTTATACTGATGACAGAGTATTGTTGCTGGAACATACAGTAGCTACATACCCCTGCACAATAGAAACGGTGTATGTAGAAGATAACAACAGTTACATGAATGTAGGTAGCTGGAAGATCAGTGATGCTACCGATGATAACGCCACCCAGTTAAGTATCTGCAAGGTTGTAGTAAACCCGGCTATCGGCTTTCGGTACAAAAATCAAAACACAGATATAAAGCCCGAGAAAAGCACTCAAGACGGCATGGATGTATATACCTGGCAGGTGCAAAACCTTAAAGCCGAAAAAACTGAAGAATCAGGCGTGCCAGGCTGGCTTTCTACTAAAAGCGTAGAATTTGCTGCCGATAAGTTTGAGTATTATGGCATCCCCGGCCAAATGAACAATTGGCAAAACTATGGTAAATGGATAGGCGGACTTACCGCCGATGTTAATTCGCTCAG
This region of Mucilaginibacter yixingensis genomic DNA includes:
- a CDS encoding DUF3857 domain-containing protein, which codes for MKRIIMPAILWLGVTSVQAQTPVAKPLAYGKIDKADLTMTGCDFEKDANAMVLIDKGDLYYDQELNITEDVHKRIKIFNENGKKEANIRITYITSNRYEFITNLQAETINLNDKGEVEITKLDKKVLYNETVDKYTSAMVFSFPNVKPGSVIEYKYTLNRHSMSSIPAWYFQSTLPVRYSELRTSIPEYFYFRPQLRMRDAFAVNENSAETKSLGSGSNPLTFNCSVDTRVAVNVRSMPTEPYMRSLTDNLERISFQFVSFKPPVGFVETFSDTWDKVGTGLTDDEDFGAQLKRKLAGEEAIIAKAKGMHTDQEKISYLFNEVKNGMKWDGYDRWYTNDGTVKAWDRKSGNSTEINLILYHLLKQSGVKAYPMVVSTRSHGAVNPAFTDINQFNRGVVYIPVDSLHRYVLDATSKYNSYCEVPDNLLGSEGFYIDKESKTSDLVFLNQVNPVLQLVNVQADIKADGSMAGMAMIKSYSYNRLSGIERYKTDGEQKFIDYLRNNDNTLKIASLKLENMETDTLPLVQNIDFKKELTGSDGNYIYFVPSVFVPLRNNPFVNEERWSDIDFGYRNNFSLTGVYNLPAGYKSETLPQSVSLEMPDHSISFRRIVGEQNNSIFVRYVIDLKNTVYFKEDYAGIHEFYKKMGELINEPIALKKAAE